The following coding sequences lie in one Arabidopsis thaliana chromosome 3, partial sequence genomic window:
- the RABA1g gene encoding RAB GTPase homolog A1G (RAB GTPase homolog A1G (RABA1g); FUNCTIONS IN: GTP binding; INVOLVED IN: response to cadmium ion; EXPRESSED IN: 24 plant structures; EXPRESSED DURING: 15 growth stages; CONTAINS InterPro DOMAIN/s: Ras GTPase (InterPro:IPR001806), Small GTP-binding protein (InterPro:IPR005225), Small GTPase (InterPro:IPR020851), Ras (InterPro:IPR013753), Ras small GTPase, Rab type (InterPro:IPR003579), Rab11-related (InterPro:IPR015595); BEST Arabidopsis thaliana protein match is: RAB GTPase homolog A1F (TAIR:AT5G60860.1); Has 27884 Blast hits to 27831 proteins in 751 species: Archae - 32; Bacteria - 137; Metazoa - 14654; Fungi - 4198; Plants - 2964; Viruses - 20; Other Eukaryotes - 5879 (source: NCBI BLink).) translates to MAAYRADDDYDFLYKVVLIGDSGVGKSNLLSRFTRNEFSLESKSTIGVEFATRSIHVDEKIVKAQIWDTAGQERYRAITSAYYRGAVGALLVYDVTRHVTFENVERWLKELRDHTEANIVIMLVGNKADLRHLRAVSTEDAKAFAERENTFFMETSALEALNVENAFTEVLSQIYRVASKKALDIGDDHTTLPKGQSINVGSKDDVSEVKKVGCCSS, encoded by the exons ATGGCGGCGTATAGAGCTGACGATGATTACGATTTCCTCTACAAGGTGGTATTAATCGGTGATTCCGGCGTCGGTAAATCCAATCTGCTTTCTCGATTCACGCGCAACGAGTTCAGCCTCGAGTCTAAATCCACCATCGGTGTCGAATTCGCCACCCGAAGCATTCATGTCGATGAAAAAATCGTCAAGGCTCAGATTTGGGACACCGCCGGCCAAGAGAG ATACCGAGCAATCACAAGCGCATACTATCGAGGAGCTGTTGGGGCTTTGCTTGTTTATGATGTTACACGGCATGTGACATTTGAGAACGTTGAGAGATGGTTGAAGGAGCTTAGAGACCACACAGAGGCCAACATTGTGATCATGCTTGTTGGGAATAAAGCGGATCTACGTCACCTAAGAGCTGTTTCAACTGAAGATGCTAAAGCCtttgcagagagagagaacacaTTCTTTATGGAGACATCTGCACTTGAAGCTTTGAACGTTGAGAATGCTTTCACTGAAGTGCTTTCTCAAATATACCGTGTTGCAAGCAAGAAGGCGTTGGATATTGGTGATGATCACACTACTCTTCCTAAAGGACAAAGTATTAATGTTGGGTCTAAGGATGATGTTTCTGAGGTTAAGAAGGTTGGATGCTGCTCAAGTTGA
- a CDS encoding RING/U-box superfamily protein (RING/U-box superfamily protein; FUNCTIONS IN: zinc ion binding; EXPRESSED IN: 23 plant structures; EXPRESSED DURING: 15 growth stages; CONTAINS InterPro DOMAIN/s: Zinc finger, RING-type (InterPro:IPR001841), Zinc finger, C3HC4 RING-type (InterPro:IPR018957); BEST Arabidopsis thaliana protein match is: RING/U-box superfamily protein (TAIR:AT1G53190.2).) encodes MRQRNMMTGSDMEQNSQSFVPHPEPRIGTNYLYPDIPPVNTVPHLEAHSLQEPYDNNSMFYGPPQYHHQHASNLGSGMSTAPNFYVPYVNYEAPPSFLLSHGSNDAVVGVTSTEHERNAHFMDHGFKRKSSEVIPGNSQYPVAPCSFPQLNTSETAPFSFPHFGTYPQPLDQRSVRNRAGAATMDPLLSHGHNNFSQGNYAAHPFPPLGSIWYDQHCNGNRSDGSSSLWSQAPAVPYMHGNIATGSIESGNVCFPRYHETSSSRNPTPSVYQRNHYISHHPVPPPPIVYPHMPSASYAETLHPASYSHMGQVQSTGFRINQYPGEDFVPAAILRHRELPHFRAMPANENAFWEVGDFYNAVNYVDHHQDMRLDIEDMSYEELLALSDQIGTVKTGLSSEDVKELLKRRTSTRINLEEGPSTDLETDSCTICQENYKNEDKIATLDCMHKYHAECLKKWLVIKNVCPICKSEALVIEKKKKLRLSSR; translated from the exons ATGCGACAAAGAAATATGATGACTGGTTCAGACATGGAGCAgaattctcaaagctttgttcCCCATCCTGAACCTCGCATTGGAACTAACTATCTGTATCCAGATATCCCACCAGTGAACACTGTTCCTCATTTAGAAGCTCATTCTCTGCAAGAACCTTATGATAACAACTCAATGTTCTACGGGCCTCCACAGTACCATCATCAACATGCTTCAAATCTTGGTTCTGGCATGTCAACCGCACCAAATTTCTATGTCCCTTATGTGAATTATGAAGCTCCACCGAGTTTTCTGTTGTCTCATGGAAGTAATGATGCAGTTGTTGGAGTTACTTCCACTGAACATGAGAGAAATGCCCATTTTATGGATCACGGattcaaaagaaagagttctgAAGTAATACCTGGAAATTCTCAGTATCCAGTTGCTCCTTGTTCTTTCCCTCAATTGAATACATCGGAGACAGCACCTTTTTCATTCCCACATTTTGGTACTTATCCACAACCACTAGATCAGAGAAGTGTGAGGAACAGAGCAGGAGCAGCTACAATGGATCCACTTCTCTCTCATGGTCATAACAACTTCAGTCAAGGAAACTATGCAGCTCATCCTTTTCCACCTCTTGGCTCAATCTGGTATGACCAACACTGTAATGGCAACAGATCTGATGGATCATCTTCGCTTTGGTCTCAAGCACCTGCCGTACCTTATATGCATG GTAACATTGCTACTGGATCTATAGAATCTGGTAATGTTTGCTTCCCAAGATACCATGAAACATCTAGTAGCAGAAACCCCACGCCATCTGTATACCAAAGGAACCACTATATTAGCCATCACCCCGTACCTCCTCCTCCCATCGTATACCCTCACATGCCTTCAGCCTCATACGCTGAGACTTTGCATCCTGCTTCATACAGTCATATGGGACAGGTTCAATCAACCGGATTCAGGATAAACCAATATCCCGGAGAAGATTTTGTACCTGCAGCAATTCTAAGACACCGTGAATTGCCTCACTTTAGAGCAATGCCCGCGAAT GAAAATGCATTTTGGGAAGTAGGAGACTTCTACAATGCTGTTAATTATGTCGATCATCATCAAGACATGCGCTTAGACATAGAAGATATGTCATATGAG GAGCTTCTTGCTTTGAGCGACCAGATTGGAACTGTGAAGACAGGCTTGTCATCAGAAGATGTTAAAGAACTTCTGAAAAGAAGAACCTCGACCAGAATTAACCTGGAAGAAGGTCCATCTACTGATCTAGAGACTGATTCTTGCACGATATGCCAG GAAAACTACAAGAACGAAGATAAGATCGCAACGCTGGATTGCATGCACAAATACCATGCAGAATGCTTGAAGAAGTGGTTGGTTATCAAGAACGTTTGCCCAATCTGTAAATCAGAGGCATTGGtcatagagaagaagaagaagctaaggTTAAGTAGTAGATGA
- a CDS encoding Polynucleotidyl transferase, ribonuclease H-like superfamily protein (Polynucleotidyl transferase, ribonuclease H-like superfamily protein; FUNCTIONS IN: exonuclease activity, nucleic acid binding; LOCATED IN: intracellular; EXPRESSED IN: 22 plant structures; EXPRESSED DURING: 13 growth stages; CONTAINS InterPro DOMAIN/s: Exonuclease (InterPro:IPR006055), Polynucleotidyl transferase, ribonuclease H fold (InterPro:IPR012337), Exonuclease, RNase T/DNA polymerase III (InterPro:IPR013520); BEST Arabidopsis thaliana protein match is: Exonuclease family protein (TAIR:AT5G40310.1); Has 1777 Blast hits to 1777 proteins in 250 species: Archae - 0; Bacteria - 24; Metazoa - 732; Fungi - 619; Plants - 217; Viruses - 0; Other Eukaryotes - 185 (source: NCBI BLink).): MSSDLKRKPKKKITPKPVQLNPNWSLLQQKLKSDSHGNTRKSSNPENPSSILGKRKERPDSEVDVPKINPLAPVNDDSSLTDEVAMDCEMVGVSQGTKSALGRVTLVNKWGNVLYDEFVRPVEHVVDFRTSISGIRPRDLRKAKDFRVAQTKVAELIKGKILVGHALHNDLKALLLTHPKKDIRDTGEYQPFLKGKTRKSLKHLASEILGADIQNGEHCPIDDARAAMMLYQKNRKEWEKTVKDQTRMWLKQKKRKPKKKAKYGNNASTNDNPIV; this comes from the exons ATGAGTTCTGATCTGAAGAGAaagccgaagaagaagataactccTAAACCTGTTCAATTAAACCCTAATTGGTCACTCCTCCAACAA AAACTGAAATCTGATTCTCATGGCAACACTCGAAAATCTTCAAACCCAGAAAATCCCAGCTCCATATTAG GGAAGCGAAAGGAGAGACCCGATTCGGAGGTTGATGTTCCTAAGATTAATCCCTTAGCTCCGGTTAACGACGATTCCAG TTTGACAGATGAAGTGGCTATGGACTGTGAAATGGTTGGTGTCAGTCAAGGAACCAAAAGTGCCCTTGGACGAGTTACCTTG GTAAATAAATGGGGAAATGTTCTATATGATGAGTTTGTCCGTCCAGTGGAACATGTTGTTGACTTTCGTACTTCTATTAGCGGGATTCGACCTCGAGATTTGAGAAAGG CCAAAGATTTCCGCGTTGCTCAAACCAAAGTAGCAGAGTTGATAAAGGGAAAGATTCTCGTGGGACACGCCTTGCATAATGATCTCAAG GCTTTGCTGCTAACTCACCCGAAAAAGGACATAAGGGACACAGGAGAATATCAGCCCTTTCTCAA GGGCAAAACAAGAAAGTCTCTGAAACATCTCGCATCTGAAATTCTAGGGGCTGACATTCAAAATGGAGAGCACTGCCCT ATTGATGATGCAAGAGCTGCGATGATGCTTTACCAAAAGAACAGAAAAGAGTGGGAGAAAACTGTGAAAGACCAGACACGGATGTGGCTGAAACAAAAGAAGCGTAAGCCTAAGAAGAAAGCTAAATATGGGAACAACGCTTCCACCAATGACAATCCAATTGTTTGA
- a CDS encoding GroES-like zinc-binding alcohol dehydrogenase family protein (GroES-like zinc-binding alcohol dehydrogenase family protein; FUNCTIONS IN: oxidoreductase activity, zinc ion binding; INVOLVED IN: oxidation reduction; LOCATED IN: mitochondrion; EXPRESSED IN: 23 plant structures; EXPRESSED DURING: 14 growth stages; CONTAINS InterPro DOMAIN/s: GroES-like (InterPro:IPR011032), Alcohol dehydrogenase GroES-like (InterPro:IPR013154), Alcohol dehydrogenase, C-terminal (InterPro:IPR013149), Alcohol dehydrogenase superfamily, zinc-containing (InterPro:IPR002085); BEST Arabidopsis thaliana protein match is: Oxidoreductase, zinc-binding dehydrogenase family protein (TAIR:AT1G23740.1); Has 32555 Blast hits to 32407 proteins in 2523 species: Archae - 489; Bacteria - 20756; Metazoa - 1208; Fungi - 3376; Plants - 855; Viruses - 0; Other Eukaryotes - 5871 (source: NCBI BLink).) — MRVMRSLRGNSGAGLVFRPARLNSLRSVFTGCRAVILPRFGGPEVFELRENVPVPNLNPNEVLVKAKAVSVNPLDCRIRAGYGRSVFQPHLPIIVGRDVSGEVAAIGTSVKSLKVGQEVFGALHPTALRGTYTDYGILSEDELTEKPSSISHVEASAIPFAALTAWRALKSNARITEGQRLLVFGGGGAVGFSAIQLAVASGCHVTASCVGQTKDRILAAGAEQAVDYTTEDIELAVKGKFDAVLDTIGGPETERIGINFLRKGGNYMTLQGEAASLTDKYGFVVGLPLATSLLMKKKIQYQYSHGIDYWWTYMRADPEGLAEIQRLVGAGKLKIPVEKTFPITDVVAAHEAKEKKQIPGKVVLEF, encoded by the exons ATGCGAGTGATGAGATCATTGCGCGGTAATTCCGGTGCTGGATTGGTTTTCCGGCCGGCGAGGTTAAATTCTCTTCGGAGCGTCTTTACCGGTTGCCGTGCTGTGATTTTGCCCCGCTTTGGTGGTCCGGAGGTTTTTGAGCTCCGGGAGAATGTTCCGGTGCCGAATCTGAATCCAAATGAGGTTCTTGTCAAGGCGAAAGCTGTCTCCGTTAATCCTCTTGATTGCAGA ATACGAGCTGGATATGGACGTTCTGTATTCCAACCGCATCTACCTATTATAGTTGGACGTGATGTCAGTGGTGAAGTTGCGGCAATTGGGACTTCAGTAAAGTCACTTAAAGTAGGACAAGAAGTTTTTGGTGCGTTGCATCCGACGGCGTTAAGAGGTACTTATACTGACTATGGAATTCTTTCGGAAGACGAACTCACGGAAAAGCCATCATCAATTTCACATGTG GAAGCAAGTGCCATTCCTTTTGCAGCTTTGACTGCTTGGCGTGCTTTGAAGAGTAATGCAAGGATAACTGAAGG ACAAAGACTATTAGTctttggaggaggaggagcagtAGGTTTTTCTGCAATCCAGCTTGCGGTAGCATCTGGGTGTCATGTTACAGCCTCTTGTGTTGGTCAGACTAAAGACAGAATACTTGCAGCTGGGGCCGAGCAAGCTGTTGACTACACAACCGAG GACATTGAGTTGGCGGTAAAAGGAAAATTTGATGCCGTGTTAGATACTATTGGTGGGCCTGAAACGGAGAGAATAGGCATTAACTTCTTAAGGAAGGGTGGAAACTATATGACTCTTCAG GGTGAGGCTGCATCGTTGACTGATAAATACGGTTTTGTGGTTGGGCTTCCCCTTGCAACATCGctcttgatgaagaaaaagatacaATATCAGTATTCTCATGGAATAG ACTATTGGTGGACGTATATGAGGGCTGATCCTGAAGGTCTAGCCGAGATTCAGCGTTTAGTTGGAGCTGGAAAGCTAAAAATACCTGTTGAAAAAACATTTCCAATAACCGATGTTGTAGCAGCTCATGAAGCcaaggagaagaaacagattcCGGGTAAGGTGGTTCTAGAGTTCTGA